Proteins from a single region of Sphingomonas swuensis:
- a CDS encoding PilZ domain-containing protein — protein sequence MSAFGRAGGGGRRLSRRQSAPLVATISTLSATAHGTLMDLSANGARIRTKPPGVGREVVLIVAGLKVHGTVCWTTGDQCGLVFSEPLTIMEVRHLLHEAAIDGAMKAEVRDARAEWLGGKPR from the coding sequence GTGAGCGCGTTCGGACGGGCCGGCGGGGGCGGTCGGCGCCTGTCGCGCAGGCAGTCGGCACCGCTGGTGGCGACGATTTCGACTCTGTCGGCAACCGCGCACGGCACCCTGATGGATCTCTCGGCCAACGGCGCGAGGATCCGGACCAAGCCGCCTGGCGTCGGGCGCGAAGTCGTCCTGATCGTGGCCGGGCTCAAGGTCCATGGGACGGTGTGCTGGACGACCGGAGACCAGTGCGGCCTGGTTTTCTCCGAGCCGCTGACGATCATGGAAGTCCGCCACCTGCTCCACGAGGCGGCGATCGATGGTGCGATGAAGGCCGAGGTGCGGGATGCCCGGGCCGAGTGGCTTGGCGGCAAGCCACGCTGA
- a CDS encoding M20/M25/M40 family metallo-hydrolase, giving the protein MRHRLLAAPLAALLLAAAPPPAPAGVYKAPAAQAERVRATVEFLADDLLEGRAAGKRGHEVAAVYLASRYRALGLEPAGENGSWYQRVPFRRAATAGTPTFALTSGGRTEALAANRDIAIRPSVTERERKMAAELLFVGYGLREPKLRLDDYAGLDARGKIVVVLSGTPRGLPSDIAAHLSQQKDEMAAAAGAVGLIEIGGGNPSDREVTDWVDSRGAAGNVPAGLRLRGSVSRGVAERLFAGKPQSLAAILQQRAAGQPVRGFPLGARLSLDARSNWTDFTSPAVIGRLPGSDPVLAKQNVLLMGHLDHLGMKENAKPGEDAIYNGALDNAAGVATMLEAAQRFVDSGQRPRRSLLLIAHTGEELGLLGASYWASHATVPLSSVTAAIDLDMPLPLYDFTDVTAFGAEHSTIADTVAAAGRTMGISVGPDPMPEQGIFTRSDHYPLVLKGVPAILMFTGHANGGKPVWDRFFSDAYHRAGDDLKQDINWGALARYGELNYRIARTLADSPQRATWKPGSYFAKAVR; this is encoded by the coding sequence TTGCGTCACCGCCTTCTCGCCGCTCCGCTTGCCGCGCTTCTGCTTGCAGCGGCGCCGCCTCCCGCGCCCGCCGGCGTCTACAAGGCGCCCGCCGCGCAGGCCGAGCGGGTCCGGGCGACGGTCGAGTTCCTTGCCGACGACCTGCTCGAAGGGCGCGCCGCGGGCAAGCGCGGGCACGAGGTCGCCGCCGTCTACCTCGCCAGCCGCTATCGCGCGCTCGGCCTCGAGCCGGCAGGCGAGAATGGCAGCTGGTACCAGCGTGTGCCGTTCCGCCGCGCCGCGACCGCGGGCACCCCGACCTTCGCGCTGACTTCTGGTGGACGAACCGAGGCGCTCGCCGCCAACCGCGATATCGCCATCCGCCCGAGCGTCACCGAGCGTGAGCGCAAGATGGCCGCCGAGCTGCTGTTCGTCGGCTACGGCCTTCGCGAGCCCAAGCTTCGGCTCGACGACTATGCCGGGCTCGACGCGCGCGGGAAGATCGTGGTGGTGCTGAGCGGAACCCCGCGCGGCCTGCCCAGTGATATCGCCGCGCACCTCTCGCAGCAGAAGGACGAGATGGCCGCCGCGGCGGGTGCGGTCGGGCTGATCGAGATCGGCGGCGGCAATCCAAGCGACCGCGAAGTGACCGACTGGGTCGATTCGAGGGGAGCGGCAGGCAATGTCCCTGCTGGCCTTCGCCTGCGTGGCTCGGTCAGCCGAGGCGTCGCCGAGCGGCTGTTCGCGGGCAAGCCGCAGAGCCTCGCCGCCATCCTTCAGCAGCGCGCCGCCGGCCAGCCCGTCCGCGGCTTCCCGCTCGGCGCCCGGTTGTCGCTTGATGCCCGTTCGAACTGGACAGACTTCACCAGTCCGGCGGTGATCGGCCGCCTGCCCGGAAGCGACCCCGTCCTGGCCAAGCAGAACGTGCTGCTGATGGGGCACCTCGACCATCTCGGCATGAAGGAGAATGCCAAGCCGGGCGAGGATGCGATCTACAATGGCGCGCTCGACAATGCCGCGGGCGTCGCGACCATGCTCGAGGCGGCGCAGCGGTTCGTCGACAGCGGACAGCGGCCCAGGCGCTCGCTGCTGCTGATCGCTCATACCGGCGAGGAGCTGGGCCTACTTGGCGCTTCCTACTGGGCGTCGCACGCGACCGTGCCACTCTCCAGCGTGACGGCGGCGATCGACCTCGACATGCCCTTGCCGCTCTACGACTTTACCGACGTGACCGCGTTCGGCGCCGAGCACAGCACCATTGCCGACACCGTCGCGGCTGCGGGCCGGACGATGGGCATCAGCGTCGGGCCTGACCCGATGCCCGAGCAGGGCATCTTCACCCGCTCGGATCACTATCCGCTCGTACTCAAGGGCGTTCCGGCGATCCTGATGTTCACCGGCCATGCCAATGGCGGGAAGCCGGTGTGGGATCGCTTCTTCTCCGATGCCTATCACCGCGCCGGCGACGATCTGAAGCAGGACATCAACTGGGGTGCGCTCGCCCGCTACGGCGAGCTCAACTACCGCATCGCGAGGACCCTCGCCGACTCCCCGCAGCGGGCGACGTGGAAGCCGGGAAGCTATTTCGCCAAGGCAGTCCGCTAG
- the purT gene encoding formate-dependent phosphoribosylglycinamide formyltransferase yields MPYPIACETLAVGIIAMFLAKFMLLGSGELGREFAIAAKRLGCEVVACDRYAGAPAMQVADACEVFSMLDGAALRAAVEKHRPDHIVPEIEAIDTATLAALEGESWHVVPSARAAQLTMNRDGIRRFAAEELGLKTSGYRFAESEEEAVEAAGVVGLPCVIKPVMSSSGKGQSVARTIDDVRTAFHFAIEKMRGDRPRVIVEEFIRFDSEITLLTVASADGIHFCPPIGHRQEGGDYRESWQPAELAPAVLNDAQQQAATIVSALGGRGLFGVEFFIAGDRAIFSELSPRPHDTGMVTLIGQSPNEFELHLRAILGLPVAPILTLGPSASAVILAERAGRRFRFDGVADALALGTAETPVDLRLFGKPETLPGRRMGVALARASSVEEAVSKATKAANAVTIADEEE; encoded by the coding sequence ATGCCCTACCCTATCGCGTGCGAAACGCTTGCGGTAGGCATCATCGCCATGTTCCTCGCCAAGTTCATGCTGCTCGGATCGGGCGAGCTCGGGCGCGAGTTCGCGATCGCCGCCAAGCGGCTCGGCTGCGAAGTCGTCGCCTGCGACCGCTACGCCGGTGCGCCCGCCATGCAGGTCGCCGATGCCTGCGAAGTCTTCTCGATGCTCGACGGCGCCGCGCTTCGTGCGGCGGTCGAGAAGCACCGTCCAGACCATATCGTCCCCGAGATCGAGGCGATCGACACGGCGACGCTGGCAGCGCTCGAGGGCGAAAGCTGGCACGTCGTGCCATCGGCCAGGGCCGCGCAGCTGACGATGAACCGCGACGGAATCCGGCGCTTCGCCGCCGAGGAACTCGGCCTCAAGACGAGCGGCTATCGTTTCGCTGAGAGCGAAGAGGAAGCGGTCGAGGCTGCAGGGGTGGTGGGACTCCCCTGCGTGATCAAGCCGGTGATGTCCTCTTCGGGCAAGGGGCAGAGCGTCGCACGCACCATCGACGACGTCCGCACCGCCTTCCACTTCGCAATCGAGAAGATGCGGGGCGATCGCCCGCGGGTGATCGTCGAGGAGTTCATCCGCTTCGACAGCGAGATCACCCTGCTGACCGTCGCCTCAGCGGACGGCATCCACTTCTGCCCTCCGATCGGTCACCGCCAGGAAGGCGGCGACTATCGCGAAAGCTGGCAGCCCGCCGAGCTTGCGCCAGCCGTCCTCAACGACGCGCAGCAACAGGCCGCGACCATCGTGTCCGCGCTCGGTGGACGCGGCCTGTTCGGGGTCGAGTTCTTCATTGCCGGCGACCGCGCGATCTTCTCCGAGCTGAGCCCGCGCCCGCACGACACCGGAATGGTGACGCTGATCGGCCAGTCGCCCAACGAGTTCGAGCTCCACCTGCGTGCCATCCTCGGCCTGCCGGTCGCCCCGATCCTGACGCTTGGCCCGAGTGCCTCGGCGGTGATCCTCGCCGAGCGCGCCGGCCGCCGCTTCCGCTTTGACGGCGTCGCCGACGCACTTGCGCTCGGCACCGCCGAGACGCCTGTCGACCTGCGCCTGTTCGGCAAGCCAGAGACCCTGCCCGGGCGCCGCATGGGCGTGGCGCTTGCCCGCGCGTCGAGCGTTGAAGAGGCCGTAAGCAAGGCGACGAAGGCGGCGAATGCCGTCACCATCGCCGATGAGGAGGAGTAA
- the ykgO gene encoding type B 50S ribosomal protein L36, giving the protein MKIRNSLKSLKDRHRDCRVIRRRGRTYVINKTNRRFKARQG; this is encoded by the coding sequence ATGAAGATTCGCAATTCTCTCAAGAGCCTCAAGGACCGTCACCGGGATTGCCGCGTGATCCGTCGTCGCGGCCGCACCTACGTCATCAACAAGACGAACCGGCGCTTCAAGGCCCGCCAGGGCTGA
- a CDS encoding DUF2147 domain-containing protein, which yields MRKITLTLAALAAALVAAPASAQSPLEGLWTSPKGNVTVRIAPCGARLCGQVVEASAKAQRRAAKQGVPRLVGEPLLNNIEPAGPGKWKGRVYVPRLKSHVGGNITMQGRDRMQVSGCLAGILCKSAVYRRIG from the coding sequence ATGCGCAAGATCACACTGACCCTCGCGGCGCTTGCCGCCGCCCTTGTCGCCGCGCCGGCCTCCGCGCAGAGCCCGCTCGAGGGGCTGTGGACCAGTCCCAAGGGCAACGTCACCGTGCGGATCGCCCCCTGCGGTGCGCGGCTGTGCGGGCAGGTGGTCGAGGCCAGCGCCAAGGCACAGCGCCGCGCCGCCAAGCAGGGCGTCCCAAGGCTGGTGGGCGAGCCGCTGCTCAACAACATCGAGCCCGCCGGACCTGGCAAGTGGAAGGGCCGGGTCTACGTGCCGCGCCTCAAGAGCCATGTCGGCGGCAACATCACCATGCAGGGCCGCGACCGGATGCAGGTCTCGGGCTGCCTTGCCGGGATCCTCTGCAAGAGCGCGGTCTACCGCCGCATCGGCTGA
- the galE gene encoding UDP-glucose 4-epimerase GalE, with protein sequence MSKLPVLVTGGAGYIGSHAVLTLHDADWQVVVADNLSNGRREAVPAGVPLVEVDVGDEACMEAVLREHGIQAIMHFAGSIVVPESVSDPHFYYRNNTVASHALIGAALKAGVRHVLFSSTAATYGAPETVPIDEDTPTRPINPYGHSKLMTEQMLRDCAAAYGFNYGALRYFNVAGADPKGRSGQAGKGATHLLKVACEAAVGKRTHVDVFGTDYPTPDGTCIRDYIHVSDLASAHVLALEGLIADPATSFTMNCGYGRGTSVLEMLDALDRVNGTPVKRVMGERRAGDPPQLVASNRRLVERLGWQPAYADSETIIRSALEWERRLNR encoded by the coding sequence ATGAGCAAGCTTCCAGTCCTCGTCACCGGCGGTGCCGGCTATATCGGCAGCCACGCCGTCCTCACGCTCCATGACGCCGACTGGCAGGTGGTGGTCGCCGACAATCTCTCCAACGGCCGCCGCGAGGCGGTGCCCGCCGGAGTGCCGCTGGTCGAGGTCGACGTCGGTGACGAGGCCTGCATGGAGGCGGTGCTGAGAGAACATGGCATCCAGGCGATCATGCACTTCGCCGGGTCGATCGTGGTGCCCGAAAGCGTCTCCGATCCGCACTTCTATTATCGCAACAACACGGTCGCGAGCCATGCGCTGATCGGCGCCGCGCTGAAGGCCGGGGTGCGGCACGTCCTCTTCTCCTCGACCGCGGCCACCTATGGCGCGCCCGAGACGGTGCCGATCGACGAGGATACGCCGACCCGCCCGATCAATCCCTATGGCCACAGCAAGCTGATGACCGAGCAGATGCTGCGCGACTGCGCCGCCGCCTACGGCTTCAACTATGGCGCGCTCCGCTACTTCAACGTCGCCGGGGCGGATCCAAAGGGCCGTTCGGGCCAGGCCGGCAAGGGCGCGACCCACCTGCTCAAGGTCGCCTGCGAGGCGGCGGTCGGCAAGCGGACCCATGTCGACGTGTTCGGGACCGACTATCCAACGCCCGACGGCACCTGCATCCGCGACTATATCCACGTGTCCGACCTCGCCAGCGCCCACGTGCTGGCGCTCGAAGGGCTGATCGCCGACCCGGCGACCAGCTTCACCATGAACTGCGGCTACGGGCGGGGCACCTCGGTGCTGGAGATGCTCGACGCGCTCGATCGGGTGAACGGGACCCCGGTCAAGCGGGTGATGGGCGAGCGTCGCGCGGGCGATCCGCCGCAACTGGTCGCCTCCAACCGGCGCTTGGTCGAACGGCTGGGCTGGCAGCCGGCCTATGCGGATAGCGAGACGATCATCCGCAGCGCGCTCGAATGGGAGCGGCGCCTCAACCGATAG
- a CDS encoding peptidylprolyl isomerase: MSLLLLALAQAAAAKPLTPSDIVAQAPATAWETLSPDDLMVIDYADGQRTVIQLAPAFAPVHVANIRALARADYWKASSVYRVQDNYVAQWGVNEGGPTMPASVVRKPPAEYHRAMAGLAIRPLGFADPYAPRVGHALGWPIAYNPRNGRANLAHCYGMVGVGRDMAPDTGTGGELYAVIGQAPRHLDRNIALVGRVVEGIENLSALPRGTEALGFYKAGTVARAIRTVRLASALPAAGRPSFQVMRTGSASFAAYVRARANRNDAFFQVPAGGVDLCNAPVPVRRTPALPSPR; this comes from the coding sequence ATGAGCCTGCTCCTCCTCGCCCTCGCCCAAGCCGCCGCGGCAAAGCCGCTGACCCCGAGCGACATCGTCGCGCAGGCGCCCGCCACGGCGTGGGAAACTCTCTCTCCCGACGACCTGATGGTGATCGACTATGCCGACGGGCAGCGAACGGTGATCCAGCTCGCCCCGGCCTTCGCTCCGGTGCACGTCGCCAACATTCGGGCGCTGGCTAGAGCCGATTACTGGAAGGCGTCGAGCGTTTACCGGGTGCAGGACAATTATGTCGCGCAGTGGGGCGTGAACGAAGGCGGCCCGACAATGCCGGCGAGCGTCGTCAGGAAGCCACCCGCCGAATATCACCGGGCCATGGCGGGGCTGGCCATCCGGCCGCTCGGCTTCGCGGATCCTTACGCGCCTCGGGTCGGTCATGCGCTCGGCTGGCCTATCGCCTACAATCCGAGGAACGGGCGGGCCAATCTTGCCCATTGCTACGGCATGGTCGGGGTCGGGCGCGACATGGCGCCCGATACCGGGACGGGCGGAGAGCTCTATGCGGTGATCGGCCAGGCGCCGCGCCATCTCGACCGAAACATCGCGCTGGTCGGACGTGTCGTCGAGGGGATCGAGAACCTTTCCGCCCTTCCGCGCGGGACCGAGGCGCTCGGTTTCTACAAGGCGGGGACGGTGGCTCGAGCGATCCGCACCGTGCGACTGGCCTCGGCGCTTCCGGCCGCGGGACGACCGAGCTTCCAGGTGATGCGGACAGGCAGTGCCAGCTTCGCCGCCTACGTGCGGGCGCGGGCCAACCGCAACGATGCCTTCTTCCAGGTGCCGGCCGGCGGGGTCGACCTATGCAATGCGCCGGTGCCCGTCAGGCGGACACCGGCGCTTCCTTCTCCGCGTTAG